From the Merismopedia glauca CCAP 1448/3 genome, one window contains:
- a CDS encoding Hfq-related RNA-binding protein — protein MTAFETGTPSIRQIQKFIKEKTDVEVKIVTNDILSGQIRWQDPECICLASYENKQMILWRHAIVYIQPR, from the coding sequence ATGACTGCCTTTGAAACCGGAACTCCCAGCATTAGACAAATTCAAAAATTTATCAAAGAAAAAACGGATGTAGAAGTAAAAATAGTGACTAATGACATCTTATCCGGTCAAATTCGCTGGCAAGATCCAGAATGTATTTGTCTAGCCAGCTATGAAAATAAGCAAATGATTCTCTGGCGTCACGCAATTGTTTACATTCAACCTAGATAG
- a CDS encoding DUF7734 family protein: MINSLGQRLEQYTIKRPQELLVVTIEIEGETDQIAIYKGFSSSLVRATEFNPDISLISDSAEIVRIDRVKAPYQPNHPEYIQTGLTWETMQPLLAEVSI; encoded by the coding sequence ATGATTAATTCTCTAGGGCAACGTTTAGAACAATACACAATCAAACGCCCTCAAGAATTGTTGGTAGTTACCATCGAAATTGAGGGAGAAACTGACCAAATCGCTATTTATAAAGGTTTCTCTAGTTCTTTAGTCCGGGCTACAGAGTTTAATCCAGATATCTCTCTGATTTCTGATTCTGCCGAAATTGTGAGGATAGATAGGGTCAAAGCACCTTACCAACCTAACCATCCCGAATACATTCAAACTGGACTAACTTGGGAAACTATGCAACCACTTCTAGCAGAAGTCTCTATCTAG
- a CDS encoding DUF3177 family protein, producing MLNEVWLRPLVWTDYRVALLFLVIFPLVLLIWSLAQKTEAVSHLMSIYWKVSSLLAITVLLMIGSLQISYICSLFARILIPISLWFWIDLNEEIDDLPPSPFKLAVTAWRWGTTIYCVIGTLAILPFVPCAISTLTFKQTHCQIWLEAPWKFREMFLGGYKPEALGTFGIFALIIYTLSLGYFAIIQLGKQGRSAMPQ from the coding sequence ATGTTAAATGAAGTGTGGTTGCGACCTTTGGTTTGGACAGACTACAGGGTAGCCTTATTATTTCTGGTTATATTCCCCTTGGTGCTGTTAATTTGGTCTTTAGCGCAAAAAACTGAAGCCGTCAGCCACTTAATGAGCATCTATTGGAAGGTTTCTAGTCTATTAGCTATTACAGTCTTGCTGATGATTGGTTCTCTCCAGATTTCTTATATCTGTTCTTTATTTGCCAGGATTTTGATTCCCATCTCCCTGTGGTTTTGGATCGATCTCAATGAAGAAATTGACGATCTGCCCCCTAGTCCTTTTAAACTAGCAGTGACGGCTTGGCGTTGGGGAACAACGATTTATTGTGTAATTGGAACCCTGGCAATTTTGCCTTTTGTACCTTGTGCAATTTCGACATTGACTTTTAAGCAAACTCACTGTCAAATTTGGTTAGAAGCACCCTGGAAGTTTCGGGAAATGTTCTTAGGTGGCTATAAACCAGAGGCTTTGGGAACTTTTGGGATCTTCGCTTTGATTATCTATACCCTGTCTTTAGGCTATTTTGCGATCATCCAATTGGGTAAACAAGGGCGATCGGCTATGCCACAATGA
- a CDS encoding Calvin cycle protein CP12, whose protein sequence is MSNIQEKIVEELEEAHSACSTYGDTSKECAAAWDAVEELQAEASHQRDKQPQKTSLEKYCDDNPEADECRLYED, encoded by the coding sequence ATGAGTAATATCCAAGAAAAAATTGTCGAAGAATTGGAAGAGGCTCATAGTGCTTGTAGCACGTATGGTGACACCTCTAAAGAATGCGCCGCCGCTTGGGATGCAGTCGAGGAATTACAAGCTGAAGCCTCTCACCAAAGAGATAAGCAGCCTCAAAAAACATCTCTAGAAAAGTATTGCGATGATAATCCTGAAGCTGATGAATGTAGGCTTTATGAAGACTAA